The Persephonella sp. KM09-Lau-8 nucleotide sequence GAATACGTCCCAGCTGGAGTTTTTATTGATCCTGTGTATAAACTGGGTATAATTGTGGATCTTGATAAAGTAATCATTAAAAAAATACTTAAAATTGCAGATATAATTTCAAAAAAAACAGATGTTTTGTTTGTTAACGTCAGTCCAGAATCTTTAAAATCAGAGAGTTTTATTACTCTTTTAACAGATAGTATGGAATTACTCAGAAAAAAAGGAATAAAAGTTATCCTTGAGCTCACAGAACAGTCATTCTTGAAAAATATAGAAATTATCAAGTTTCTTCATGAAGAGTTTGGTATATCCTTTGCTGTTGATGATTTTGGAACAGGATATTCATCTTTAAAAACAGTGATAGATTTATCTGAGTCAAAGCTTATAGAAATCCTGAAAATAGATGGAAGCCTGATAAAAGAGATAGATTCTTCAGAAAAAAACAGAAAAATTGTTAAATTGATTGTAGCAATGTCAAAGAATTTAGGTATTGAAACAGTTGCAGAATATATAGAAGATGAAAGACTATTGAGAATTGTAAAATCTATTGGAGTTGAATATGGACAGGGTTTTGGGATAGGAAAACCACAACCTATTTCTGAAATTGATTAATATAATCCACAAATTTATCAAGTCGTAGCCTTGCTTTTCCTTCAAATGAAAAGTTTATAGTTTTTCCAGTTTCTATAAATCTTTTGTATCCTGTAAAAGCAACCATCGCAGCATTATCTGTGCACAAATAGAGAGGGGGAAAATAAATATTTAAATTTCTTTTTTCTGCTTCCTGAAAAAATCTTTCCCTGAGTCTTGAGTTTGCAGATACACCACCGGCAACAACAATATTTTTAATATTAAATTCCTGTGAAGCATCTATTGTTTTTCCAACTAATACATCTACTACTGCCTCTTGAAATGAACGGGCGATATCCTCTTTCCTGTAAATACCTTTTTCAACTTCCCTTAAAACAGCACTTTTTAACCCTGAGAATGAAAAATTAAATCTATTTTTTCCCTTATCTGATAAAAGTGGCCTTGGAAACTTTATTACTTCCTGACCTTCTTTTGCCAGTTTATCTATGATTGGACCCCCAGGATAGCCAAGTCCGAGCATCCTTGCAACTTTATCGTATGCTTCTCCGGCTGCATCATCTAACGTTCCACCTAAATAAACGTAATCCTCAAATCCTCTAATTATATAAAGCTCAGTATGTCCTCCAGAAACAACAAGAGCTATAAATGGGAACTCAATCTCTTTTTCTATAAAAATTGCAAAGATATGTGCTTCTATATGGTGGACAGGAATAAGAGGTTTTTTATGAACCCAACTTAAAGCTTTGGCTGCAGAGATACCAATAACAAGGGAAACTATAAGACCAGGGGCTACGGTGACAGCTATACCATCTATCTCTTCCATTGATATATTTGCGTCTTTTAACGCTTTATCTAAAACAGGAATGATATTTTTTGTATGCTCTCTGGCAGCAAGGTCAGGGTAAACTCCTCCCCATTCTGCATGAAGTTTTACCTGTGAAGAAACGACATTGGACAGTAAACCCTTTTCTGAGTCATAAACAGAGACCCCTGTATCATCACAGGAGGTCTCTATTCCGAGTATTTTCATTTTTCAGCTTTTTTGGCGAAGTTTATTATTTTAATTGCATTAATTGCTGTATCCAATTGAGGATCTTTTATTTTAACTTTTGTCCCGTGTATTTTTGCCTCTCTTTCTGCTTTTATTCTCTCCATTTCTTCTTCTTCGGAAACATGAACCACAATATCTGGAGTAATACCTTTATGCATTATCATCTTTCCATTAGGCGTATAGTAATGTGCTGTTGTTAGTTTTATTCCAGAACCATCAGGGAGAGGAATAAGTGTTTGAACAGATGCTTTTCCGAATGTTTTATCTCCTACCACAAGAGCTCTATTGTTATCTTTTAGAGCTCCTGTTAAAATTTCTGAAGCACTTGCAGAGCCTTTATTTACAATAACAACTATAGGTATTTCTGTTGATATAACGGGTTTACGTTCCGAATAATATTTTTCATTAGTTCGGGGATCTCTTCCTTTTGTATATACAATTAATTTACCTTTATCTAAAATCATATCAGCGATGGCAACAGCAGTAGAGAGTAATCCACCAGGATTATTTCTTAGATCTATTATTATGCCTTCTTTATTTTTAAATTTTTCAAGAGCCTTTTTAAAGTCCCCTGTAGAGTTTTCCTGAAACTGGGTTAACCTTATATAACCTATTTTTCCATTATCCAGTTCTTTTGTTTTTACACTTCTTATTTTTATAATTGCTCTTGTTATAGTGACTTTAAATGGTTTTTCAACACCTTTCCTCCAGATAGTAAGTGTGACTTTGGTTCCAGGCTTCCCTCTCATTTTCTTAACAGCCTGTAGTAAGGTCATTTTATCTGTAGGTTCTCCATCTATCTCAATGATTATATCCCCAGGTTTAAGTCCTGCTCTCCATGCTGGAGTATCCTCAATAGGGGCTACAATTATTAGTTTGTGATTTTCCATTGTGATCTCTATTCCAAGTCCACCAAATTCCCCATGGGTTTCTGTTGTAAAATCTTTGAATTCATCTGGAGTAAAGAAAGTAGAATATGGGTCTAAAGCATTCATCATGCCTCTTAATGACCCATAAATAAGCTTTTTAGAACTTACAGGTTCAACATAATGTTCTTTAACTATTTTGAAAACTTCAGTATAAATACCAAGAAGTTTAAGGTCTTCTTTTAATTTATCCTGTTGTGATGTTTTTGCTGCAATTCCAAAACTAAGTCCTGCAACAAATATTAGTATTATTCCAGCTATAAGGGAAACTCTACTTTTCATTTTCCTCTCCACAAACAAAATTTTTATCAAAATTATCTCATATTTTGCTATTTCAAAAAAACATTGTTGTATAATCTATAAGGCAAAAATGAAAAAGTGGAGAAAAGATGGGCGTTTTACGTTTTCTTAATGCAGGAGAATCCCATGGACCGGCTTTAACTGCTATCATCGAAGGAATGCCTTCAAATCTTGAAATATCCCATGAATATATAAATAAAGAGCTTGCCAGAAGACAGCAAGGATACGGTCGCGGTGGCCGTATGAAAATAGAAAAGGACAAAGTAGAAATTCTTTCTGGGGTTAGATTTGGTAAAACCCTTGGCTCTCCTATCACATTAATGATTAGAAATAAAGACTGGGAGAACTGGACAGACATAATGGCTATAGAAGGAGAGCCTGTTGATAAACGTAAAATAACAAATCCCCGTCCTGGGCATGCAGACCTTGTAGGTGGTATAAAATACGGTTTTGATGATTTAAGAAATGTTCTTGAAAGGGCAAGTGCAAGAGAAACAACAACAAGAGTAGCTGTTGGTGCTGTCTGTAAAAAGCTACTTGAGGATATTGGTATAAAAATAGGCAGTTATGTGGTGAGTATCGGAGAACTTTCTGTAAAGGAATTAATACAGGAAATTCCTCTTGAAGAAAGATTTAGACTTGCAGAGCAGTCAGTAGTTAGAACTCCGGTTCCTTCGGAAGATGAAAAATTCAAAAAACTAATTGATATGGCTAAAGAGGAAGGAGAAAGTTTGGGAGGTGTTTTTGAAGTTTTTGCCACCGGTGTTCCAGTAGGACTTGGCTCCCATGTCCAGTGGGATAGAAGGCTGGATGGAAGAATAGCCCAGGCTTTTATGAGCATTCAGGCTATAAAGGGAGTTGAGATAGGGGAAGGTTTTGAACTGGCAAAAAAATTTGGTTCACAGGCACATGATGAGATATTCTGGGATAAGGAGAGAGGTTTTTACCACAAAACGAACAGGGCTGGTGGAATAGAAGGTGGTATATCCAATGGAGAGCCTATAATTGTAAGGGCTGCCATGAAACCAATTCCTACATTAATGAGGAAAAAATCCCTGCATTCTGTTGATATAAAAACCAAGCAACCTTTTGATGCAGCAAAAGAACGTTCAGATATTACAGCTGTTCCTGCAGCGGCAGTTGTTGGGGAAGCAATGCTTGCAATCGTTCTGGCACAGGCTGTTCTGGAAAAATTTGGAAATGATAACTGGATAGAAATAAAAGAGAGGATAAATCAGTATATTCAATACACAAAGCAATTTTAGTTTACACTAACTTTTAAATTTTGCTATAATATTCTGAGTTTGTGGAATCAGATTAAATATTACGGAGGCTGCGTTGGAAGGGCTTTATGTTCATCATATTGTAATGGCAATACTGGCGTTAGTTGTTGTTCCTGTTTTATTTATGATTTTTGCTAAAAAGCCATCTTTGATACCTTCTCCAGTTCAAAATCTATTTGAGATGTATATTGAGTTTGTTGATAATATGCTTAAAGAGCAGATGGGCAAAGAAGGAAGAAGATTCTTCCCTCTGGTCGCTGGTCTTGGGTTGTTTATCTTCTTTGGTAACCTTATGGGAATGATACCAGGTCTTGAATCTTATACAGCCAATATTAATACAACACTTGGCCTTGCATTAATGGTATTTGTTTT carries:
- the tsaD gene encoding tRNA (adenosine(37)-N6)-threonylcarbamoyltransferase complex transferase subunit TsaD, with translation MKILGIETSCDDTGVSVYDSEKGLLSNVVSSQVKLHAEWGGVYPDLAAREHTKNIIPVLDKALKDANISMEEIDGIAVTVAPGLIVSLVIGISAAKALSWVHKKPLIPVHHIEAHIFAIFIEKEIEFPFIALVVSGGHTELYIIRGFEDYVYLGGTLDDAAGEAYDKVARMLGLGYPGGPIIDKLAKEGQEVIKFPRPLLSDKGKNRFNFSFSGLKSAVLREVEKGIYRKEDIARSFQEAVVDVLVGKTIDASQEFNIKNIVVAGGVSANSRLRERFFQEAEKRNLNIYFPPLYLCTDNAAMVAFTGYKRFIETGKTINFSFEGKARLRLDKFVDYINQFQK
- the aroC gene encoding chorismate synthase, with translation MGVLRFLNAGESHGPALTAIIEGMPSNLEISHEYINKELARRQQGYGRGGRMKIEKDKVEILSGVRFGKTLGSPITLMIRNKDWENWTDIMAIEGEPVDKRKITNPRPGHADLVGGIKYGFDDLRNVLERASARETTTRVAVGAVCKKLLEDIGIKIGSYVVSIGELSVKELIQEIPLEERFRLAEQSVVRTPVPSEDEKFKKLIDMAKEEGESLGGVFEVFATGVPVGLGSHVQWDRRLDGRIAQAFMSIQAIKGVEIGEGFELAKKFGSQAHDEIFWDKERGFYHKTNRAGGIEGGISNGEPIIVRAAMKPIPTLMRKKSLHSVDIKTKQPFDAAKERSDITAVPAAAVVGEAMLAIVLAQAVLEKFGNDNWIEIKERINQYIQYTKQF
- a CDS encoding S41 family peptidase — translated: MKSRVSLIAGIILIFVAGLSFGIAAKTSQQDKLKEDLKLLGIYTEVFKIVKEHYVEPVSSKKLIYGSLRGMMNALDPYSTFFTPDEFKDFTTETHGEFGGLGIEITMENHKLIIVAPIEDTPAWRAGLKPGDIIIEIDGEPTDKMTLLQAVKKMRGKPGTKVTLTIWRKGVEKPFKVTITRAIIKIRSVKTKELDNGKIGYIRLTQFQENSTGDFKKALEKFKNKEGIIIDLRNNPGGLLSTAVAIADMILDKGKLIVYTKGRDPRTNEKYYSERKPVISTEIPIVVIVNKGSASASEILTGALKDNNRALVVGDKTFGKASVQTLIPLPDGSGIKLTTAHYYTPNGKMIMHKGITPDIVVHVSEEEEMERIKAEREAKIHGTKVKIKDPQLDTAINAIKIINFAKKAEK